A DNA window from Melanotaenia boesemani isolate fMelBoe1 chromosome 6, fMelBoe1.pri, whole genome shotgun sequence contains the following coding sequences:
- the cabz01093075.1 gene encoding C-C chemokine receptor type 5 isoform X2, whose protein sequence is MSMTTSSVTVFSLSASLSSATESYTEVTEYAYYDYPEEDFGRCVYNQHGAYFLPPLYAIFFLLGLLGNSLVIWVIACGVRLRSMTDVCLLNLAIADLLLVCSLPFLAHQARDEWVFGDTMCKVVLGIYHIVFYCGIFFISLMSIDRYLAIVHAVYAMKARTRSFGIIAAAVTWVAGFLASFPDVIFLKQQISTNMSQYCYPEYPKPTGKNGSTMHLWRVFGLFKMNIVGLFIPLFVMSFCYTQIVWRLLNSQSSKKQAIRVVFLVVAVFFFCWVPYNIASFFKALELLQVYTECDSSKAIIRALQVTEAIAYAHSCLNPILYVFVGEKFRRQLLRLINRSPCRLCQVIKVYIPQHRITTSMYSQTSSLDERSTGV, encoded by the exons ATGTCAATGACCACCTCGTCAGTAACTGTCTTCAGTTTATCAGCTTCGTTAAg CTCTGCTACAGAGTCCTATACTGAAGTGACTGAATACGCTTATTATGACTACCCTGAAGAGGACTTCGGGAGGTGTGTGTATAACCAACATGGGGCCTATTTTCTTCCTCCCCTCTATGCCATTTTCTTCCTCCTGGGCCTTCTAGGAAATTCTCTGGTCATCTGGGTCATTGCTTGTGGAGTGCGCCTCCGCAGCATGACCGATGTGTGCCTGTTAAACTTGGCCATTGCCGACCTCCTCTTAGTGTGCTCGCTTCCCTTCCTTGCCCACCAAGCCCGGGATGAGTGGGTTTTTGGGGATACAATGTGCAAGGTGGTCCTGGGCATTTATCACATTGTCTTTTACTGTGGGATCTTCTTCATCAGTCTCATGAGCATTGACCGCTACTTGGCTATAGTGCATGCTGTTTATGCCATGAAAGCTCGGACACGGTCTTTTGGAATTATTGCAGCTGCAGTTACATGGGTGGCTGGATTTTTGGCCTCTTTTCCTGATGTGATCTTCCTCAAGCAGCAAATTAGTACCAATATGTCTCAGTATTGCTACCCTGAATATCCCAAACCAACTGGTAAAAATGGTTCCACCATGCACCTGTGGAGAGTCTTtggcctttttaaaatgaacatcgTGGGTCTGTTCATCCCGCTTTTCGTCATGAGCTTCTGCTACACACAGATTGTCTGGAGGCTGCTGAACAGCCAGTCATCCAAGAAGCAAGCCATCCGTGTAGTTTTCTTAGTGGtagctgttttcttcttctgctgggTCCCCTACAACATTGCATCCTTCTTCAAAGCGCTGGAGTTATTGCAAGTCTACACAGAATGTGACAGCAGCAAAGCCATCATAAGAGCTTTACAAGTGACTGAAGCCATTGCATACGCTCACAGCTGTCTCAACCCCATCCTATATGTGTTTGTTGGGGAGAAATTCAGGAGGCAGCTGCTGAGGCTGATAAACAGATCTCCCTGTAGACTGTGTCAGGTGATCAAGGTGTACATACCACAGCACAGGATCACAACCTCAATGTACTCACAAACAAGCAGCTTAGATGAGAGAAGCACTGGTGTTTAA
- the cabz01093075.1 gene encoding C-C chemokine receptor type 5 isoform X1 — protein sequence MNSTEITFTSSSNGSTLSHVDHFNGILNSSATESYTEVTEYAYYDYPEEDFGRCVYNQHGAYFLPPLYAIFFLLGLLGNSLVIWVIACGVRLRSMTDVCLLNLAIADLLLVCSLPFLAHQARDEWVFGDTMCKVVLGIYHIVFYCGIFFISLMSIDRYLAIVHAVYAMKARTRSFGIIAAAVTWVAGFLASFPDVIFLKQQISTNMSQYCYPEYPKPTGKNGSTMHLWRVFGLFKMNIVGLFIPLFVMSFCYTQIVWRLLNSQSSKKQAIRVVFLVVAVFFFCWVPYNIASFFKALELLQVYTECDSSKAIIRALQVTEAIAYAHSCLNPILYVFVGEKFRRQLLRLINRSPCRLCQVIKVYIPQHRITTSMYSQTSSLDERSTGV from the exons ATGAACTCGACTGAAATCACTTTCACCAGCAGCAGCAATGG atCAACACTTTCACACGTTGATCATTTCAACGGCATACTAAACAG CTCTGCTACAGAGTCCTATACTGAAGTGACTGAATACGCTTATTATGACTACCCTGAAGAGGACTTCGGGAGGTGTGTGTATAACCAACATGGGGCCTATTTTCTTCCTCCCCTCTATGCCATTTTCTTCCTCCTGGGCCTTCTAGGAAATTCTCTGGTCATCTGGGTCATTGCTTGTGGAGTGCGCCTCCGCAGCATGACCGATGTGTGCCTGTTAAACTTGGCCATTGCCGACCTCCTCTTAGTGTGCTCGCTTCCCTTCCTTGCCCACCAAGCCCGGGATGAGTGGGTTTTTGGGGATACAATGTGCAAGGTGGTCCTGGGCATTTATCACATTGTCTTTTACTGTGGGATCTTCTTCATCAGTCTCATGAGCATTGACCGCTACTTGGCTATAGTGCATGCTGTTTATGCCATGAAAGCTCGGACACGGTCTTTTGGAATTATTGCAGCTGCAGTTACATGGGTGGCTGGATTTTTGGCCTCTTTTCCTGATGTGATCTTCCTCAAGCAGCAAATTAGTACCAATATGTCTCAGTATTGCTACCCTGAATATCCCAAACCAACTGGTAAAAATGGTTCCACCATGCACCTGTGGAGAGTCTTtggcctttttaaaatgaacatcgTGGGTCTGTTCATCCCGCTTTTCGTCATGAGCTTCTGCTACACACAGATTGTCTGGAGGCTGCTGAACAGCCAGTCATCCAAGAAGCAAGCCATCCGTGTAGTTTTCTTAGTGGtagctgttttcttcttctgctgggTCCCCTACAACATTGCATCCTTCTTCAAAGCGCTGGAGTTATTGCAAGTCTACACAGAATGTGACAGCAGCAAAGCCATCATAAGAGCTTTACAAGTGACTGAAGCCATTGCATACGCTCACAGCTGTCTCAACCCCATCCTATATGTGTTTGTTGGGGAGAAATTCAGGAGGCAGCTGCTGAGGCTGATAAACAGATCTCCCTGTAGACTGTGTCAGGTGATCAAGGTGTACATACCACAGCACAGGATCACAACCTCAATGTACTCACAAACAAGCAGCTTAGATGAGAGAAGCACTGGTGTTTAA
- the cabz01093075.1 gene encoding C-C chemokine receptor type 5 isoform X3: MTDVCLLNLAIADLLLVCSLPFLAHQARDEWVFGDTMCKVVLGIYHIVFYCGIFFISLMSIDRYLAIVHAVYAMKARTRSFGIIAAAVTWVAGFLASFPDVIFLKQQISTNMSQYCYPEYPKPTGKNGSTMHLWRVFGLFKMNIVGLFIPLFVMSFCYTQIVWRLLNSQSSKKQAIRVVFLVVAVFFFCWVPYNIASFFKALELLQVYTECDSSKAIIRALQVTEAIAYAHSCLNPILYVFVGEKFRRQLLRLINRSPCRLCQVIKVYIPQHRITTSMYSQTSSLDERSTGV; the protein is encoded by the coding sequence ATGACCGATGTGTGCCTGTTAAACTTGGCCATTGCCGACCTCCTCTTAGTGTGCTCGCTTCCCTTCCTTGCCCACCAAGCCCGGGATGAGTGGGTTTTTGGGGATACAATGTGCAAGGTGGTCCTGGGCATTTATCACATTGTCTTTTACTGTGGGATCTTCTTCATCAGTCTCATGAGCATTGACCGCTACTTGGCTATAGTGCATGCTGTTTATGCCATGAAAGCTCGGACACGGTCTTTTGGAATTATTGCAGCTGCAGTTACATGGGTGGCTGGATTTTTGGCCTCTTTTCCTGATGTGATCTTCCTCAAGCAGCAAATTAGTACCAATATGTCTCAGTATTGCTACCCTGAATATCCCAAACCAACTGGTAAAAATGGTTCCACCATGCACCTGTGGAGAGTCTTtggcctttttaaaatgaacatcgTGGGTCTGTTCATCCCGCTTTTCGTCATGAGCTTCTGCTACACACAGATTGTCTGGAGGCTGCTGAACAGCCAGTCATCCAAGAAGCAAGCCATCCGTGTAGTTTTCTTAGTGGtagctgttttcttcttctgctgggTCCCCTACAACATTGCATCCTTCTTCAAAGCGCTGGAGTTATTGCAAGTCTACACAGAATGTGACAGCAGCAAAGCCATCATAAGAGCTTTACAAGTGACTGAAGCCATTGCATACGCTCACAGCTGTCTCAACCCCATCCTATATGTGTTTGTTGGGGAGAAATTCAGGAGGCAGCTGCTGAGGCTGATAAACAGATCTCCCTGTAGACTGTGTCAGGTGATCAAGGTGTACATACCACAGCACAGGATCACAACCTCAATGTACTCACAAACAAGCAGCTTAGATGAGAGAAGCACTGGTGTTTAA
- the LOC121642197 gene encoding C-C chemokine receptor type 8-like isoform X2 yields MNIHIQEQKFRSRMCCVNTSYNESLEYIDMYDDGFAFCDQDDNPYFHSGSTVMLVLYYVLFSLGVLGNCTVLWVLQRYIKLRTMTDVFILNLVLSDLLLAVSLPLWAYSSHSIPSCKMITGVYQVGFFSGTLFVTLMSVDRYFAIVHAVAALQARTLRYGIVASIIIWEITIIMAVPQVIFASLGTVAGDNANQQCELFYPEETEMFWKKLRNFTENTVGLFVCFPIMIYCYVKILIVLSKSRNSKRHKAVKLILTVVCVFMVCWIPYNIIVFLTTLQLFNILNTCEASQAINMAMGFAEIIALSHCCVNPVIYALIGEKFKKSLGKVLMKYFRFHYQSRDTTENETSNTPVRSDQ; encoded by the exons ATGAAC atacacattcaGGAGCAGAAATTTAGATCAAGAATGTG CTGTGTGAACACGTCATACAACGAATCGTTAGAATACATTGACATGTATGACGACGGCTTTGCATTCTGTGACCAGGATGACAATCCATACTTCCACAGCGGATCGACGGTCATGCTGGTTCTTTACTATGTGTTATTTTCTTTGGGTGTGCTGG GTAACTGCACCGTTCTGTGGGTTCTCCAACGGTACATAAAGCTGAGAACCatgacagatgttttcatcCTCAACCTGGTCCTGTCTGATCTTTTGCTGGCTGTGTCCCTTCCTCTGTGGGCCTACAGTTCCCACAGCATCCCATCATGCAAAATGATAACAGGAGTTTATCAG GTAGGTTTCTTCAGTGGGACCTTGTTTGTGACCCTGATGAGCGTGGACCGCTACTTCGCCATCGTCCACGCTGTTGCAGCACTGCAAGCCAGGACTCTTCGCTATGGAATTGTGGCCAGCATTATCATCTGGGAAATAACTATAATCATGGCAGTCCCTCAGGTAATATTCGCCTCCTTGGGGACAGTTGCAGGTGACAACGCTAACCAACAATGTGAGCTTTTTTACCCAGAAGAAACAGAGATGTTTTGGAAAAAGTTGCGGAACTTCACTGAGAACACTGTGGGACTTTTTGTGTGCTTTCCCATCATGATTTACTGCTACGTGAAAATCCTGATTGTGCTGTCCAAATCCAGGAACTCCAAAAGGCACAAAGCTGTAAAGCTGATTTTaactgtggtgtgtgtgttcatggtaTGCTGGATCCCTTATAATATCATTGTTTTCTTAACGACTCTGCAGCTGTTTAATATCCTGAACACTTGTGAAGCCTCACAGGCCATCAACATGGCCATGGGCTTTGCTGAAATTATTGCACTGTCTCACTGCTGTGTAAATCCAGTGATTTATGCATTGATAGGGGAGAAATTTAAGAAGTCACTGGGCAAGGTGCTGATGAAATACTTCCGCTTTCATTACCAAAGTAGAGACACCACAGAAAATGAGACTTCCAACACACCTGTAAGATCAGATCAGTGA
- the LOC121642197 gene encoding C-C chemokine receptor type 8-like isoform X4 — protein MVIFSSISCVNTSYNESLEYIDMYDDGFAFCDQDDNPYFHSGSTVMLVLYYVLFSLGVLGNCTVLWVLQRYIKLRTMTDVFILNLVLSDLLLAVSLPLWAYSSHSIPSCKMITGVYQVGFFSGTLFVTLMSVDRYFAIVHAVAALQARTLRYGIVASIIIWEITIIMAVPQVIFASLGTVAGDNANQQCELFYPEETEMFWKKLRNFTENTVGLFVCFPIMIYCYVKILIVLSKSRNSKRHKAVKLILTVVCVFMVCWIPYNIIVFLTTLQLFNILNTCEASQAINMAMGFAEIIALSHCCVNPVIYALIGEKFKKSLGKVLMKYFRFHYQSRDTTENETSNTPVRSDQ, from the exons CTGTGTGAACACGTCATACAACGAATCGTTAGAATACATTGACATGTATGACGACGGCTTTGCATTCTGTGACCAGGATGACAATCCATACTTCCACAGCGGATCGACGGTCATGCTGGTTCTTTACTATGTGTTATTTTCTTTGGGTGTGCTGG GTAACTGCACCGTTCTGTGGGTTCTCCAACGGTACATAAAGCTGAGAACCatgacagatgttttcatcCTCAACCTGGTCCTGTCTGATCTTTTGCTGGCTGTGTCCCTTCCTCTGTGGGCCTACAGTTCCCACAGCATCCCATCATGCAAAATGATAACAGGAGTTTATCAG GTAGGTTTCTTCAGTGGGACCTTGTTTGTGACCCTGATGAGCGTGGACCGCTACTTCGCCATCGTCCACGCTGTTGCAGCACTGCAAGCCAGGACTCTTCGCTATGGAATTGTGGCCAGCATTATCATCTGGGAAATAACTATAATCATGGCAGTCCCTCAGGTAATATTCGCCTCCTTGGGGACAGTTGCAGGTGACAACGCTAACCAACAATGTGAGCTTTTTTACCCAGAAGAAACAGAGATGTTTTGGAAAAAGTTGCGGAACTTCACTGAGAACACTGTGGGACTTTTTGTGTGCTTTCCCATCATGATTTACTGCTACGTGAAAATCCTGATTGTGCTGTCCAAATCCAGGAACTCCAAAAGGCACAAAGCTGTAAAGCTGATTTTaactgtggtgtgtgtgttcatggtaTGCTGGATCCCTTATAATATCATTGTTTTCTTAACGACTCTGCAGCTGTTTAATATCCTGAACACTTGTGAAGCCTCACAGGCCATCAACATGGCCATGGGCTTTGCTGAAATTATTGCACTGTCTCACTGCTGTGTAAATCCAGTGATTTATGCATTGATAGGGGAGAAATTTAAGAAGTCACTGGGCAAGGTGCTGATGAAATACTTCCGCTTTCATTACCAAAGTAGAGACACCACAGAAAATGAGACTTCCAACACACCTGTAAGATCAGATCAGTGA
- the LOC121642197 gene encoding C-C chemokine receptor type 8-like isoform X1 — protein sequence MLYIYRYCCEFVYLYIVKNSLQTSERENCVCAHFFTPLIITLFLRAQHIHIQEQKFRSRMCCVNTSYNESLEYIDMYDDGFAFCDQDDNPYFHSGSTVMLVLYYVLFSLGVLGNCTVLWVLQRYIKLRTMTDVFILNLVLSDLLLAVSLPLWAYSSHSIPSCKMITGVYQVGFFSGTLFVTLMSVDRYFAIVHAVAALQARTLRYGIVASIIIWEITIIMAVPQVIFASLGTVAGDNANQQCELFYPEETEMFWKKLRNFTENTVGLFVCFPIMIYCYVKILIVLSKSRNSKRHKAVKLILTVVCVFMVCWIPYNIIVFLTTLQLFNILNTCEASQAINMAMGFAEIIALSHCCVNPVIYALIGEKFKKSLGKVLMKYFRFHYQSRDTTENETSNTPVRSDQ from the exons ATGTTATATATTTACCGTTATTGCTGTGAATTTGTTTACTTGTATATTGTTAAAAACTCATTACAGACGAGTGAACGAGAGAACTGCGTGTGTGCTCATTTCTTCACTCCTCTCATTATCACCCTTTTTTTAAGGGCacaacacatacacattcaGGAGCAGAAATTTAGATCAAGAATGTG CTGTGTGAACACGTCATACAACGAATCGTTAGAATACATTGACATGTATGACGACGGCTTTGCATTCTGTGACCAGGATGACAATCCATACTTCCACAGCGGATCGACGGTCATGCTGGTTCTTTACTATGTGTTATTTTCTTTGGGTGTGCTGG GTAACTGCACCGTTCTGTGGGTTCTCCAACGGTACATAAAGCTGAGAACCatgacagatgttttcatcCTCAACCTGGTCCTGTCTGATCTTTTGCTGGCTGTGTCCCTTCCTCTGTGGGCCTACAGTTCCCACAGCATCCCATCATGCAAAATGATAACAGGAGTTTATCAG GTAGGTTTCTTCAGTGGGACCTTGTTTGTGACCCTGATGAGCGTGGACCGCTACTTCGCCATCGTCCACGCTGTTGCAGCACTGCAAGCCAGGACTCTTCGCTATGGAATTGTGGCCAGCATTATCATCTGGGAAATAACTATAATCATGGCAGTCCCTCAGGTAATATTCGCCTCCTTGGGGACAGTTGCAGGTGACAACGCTAACCAACAATGTGAGCTTTTTTACCCAGAAGAAACAGAGATGTTTTGGAAAAAGTTGCGGAACTTCACTGAGAACACTGTGGGACTTTTTGTGTGCTTTCCCATCATGATTTACTGCTACGTGAAAATCCTGATTGTGCTGTCCAAATCCAGGAACTCCAAAAGGCACAAAGCTGTAAAGCTGATTTTaactgtggtgtgtgtgttcatggtaTGCTGGATCCCTTATAATATCATTGTTTTCTTAACGACTCTGCAGCTGTTTAATATCCTGAACACTTGTGAAGCCTCACAGGCCATCAACATGGCCATGGGCTTTGCTGAAATTATTGCACTGTCTCACTGCTGTGTAAATCCAGTGATTTATGCATTGATAGGGGAGAAATTTAAGAAGTCACTGGGCAAGGTGCTGATGAAATACTTCCGCTTTCATTACCAAAGTAGAGACACCACAGAAAATGAGACTTCCAACACACCTGTAAGATCAGATCAGTGA
- the LOC121642197 gene encoding C-C chemokine receptor type 8-like isoform X5, with protein sequence MNSCVNTSYNESLEYIDMYDDGFAFCDQDDNPYFHSGSTVMLVLYYVLFSLGVLGNCTVLWVLQRYIKLRTMTDVFILNLVLSDLLLAVSLPLWAYSSHSIPSCKMITGVYQVGFFSGTLFVTLMSVDRYFAIVHAVAALQARTLRYGIVASIIIWEITIIMAVPQVIFASLGTVAGDNANQQCELFYPEETEMFWKKLRNFTENTVGLFVCFPIMIYCYVKILIVLSKSRNSKRHKAVKLILTVVCVFMVCWIPYNIIVFLTTLQLFNILNTCEASQAINMAMGFAEIIALSHCCVNPVIYALIGEKFKKSLGKVLMKYFRFHYQSRDTTENETSNTPVRSDQ encoded by the exons ATGAATAG CTGTGTGAACACGTCATACAACGAATCGTTAGAATACATTGACATGTATGACGACGGCTTTGCATTCTGTGACCAGGATGACAATCCATACTTCCACAGCGGATCGACGGTCATGCTGGTTCTTTACTATGTGTTATTTTCTTTGGGTGTGCTGG GTAACTGCACCGTTCTGTGGGTTCTCCAACGGTACATAAAGCTGAGAACCatgacagatgttttcatcCTCAACCTGGTCCTGTCTGATCTTTTGCTGGCTGTGTCCCTTCCTCTGTGGGCCTACAGTTCCCACAGCATCCCATCATGCAAAATGATAACAGGAGTTTATCAG GTAGGTTTCTTCAGTGGGACCTTGTTTGTGACCCTGATGAGCGTGGACCGCTACTTCGCCATCGTCCACGCTGTTGCAGCACTGCAAGCCAGGACTCTTCGCTATGGAATTGTGGCCAGCATTATCATCTGGGAAATAACTATAATCATGGCAGTCCCTCAGGTAATATTCGCCTCCTTGGGGACAGTTGCAGGTGACAACGCTAACCAACAATGTGAGCTTTTTTACCCAGAAGAAACAGAGATGTTTTGGAAAAAGTTGCGGAACTTCACTGAGAACACTGTGGGACTTTTTGTGTGCTTTCCCATCATGATTTACTGCTACGTGAAAATCCTGATTGTGCTGTCCAAATCCAGGAACTCCAAAAGGCACAAAGCTGTAAAGCTGATTTTaactgtggtgtgtgtgttcatggtaTGCTGGATCCCTTATAATATCATTGTTTTCTTAACGACTCTGCAGCTGTTTAATATCCTGAACACTTGTGAAGCCTCACAGGCCATCAACATGGCCATGGGCTTTGCTGAAATTATTGCACTGTCTCACTGCTGTGTAAATCCAGTGATTTATGCATTGATAGGGGAGAAATTTAAGAAGTCACTGGGCAAGGTGCTGATGAAATACTTCCGCTTTCATTACCAAAGTAGAGACACCACAGAAAATGAGACTTCCAACACACCTGTAAGATCAGATCAGTGA
- the LOC121642197 gene encoding C-C chemokine receptor type 8-like isoform X6 produces the protein MYDDGFAFCDQDDNPYFHSGSTVMLVLYYVLFSLGVLGNCTVLWVLQRYIKLRTMTDVFILNLVLSDLLLAVSLPLWAYSSHSIPSCKMITGVYQVGFFSGTLFVTLMSVDRYFAIVHAVAALQARTLRYGIVASIIIWEITIIMAVPQVIFASLGTVAGDNANQQCELFYPEETEMFWKKLRNFTENTVGLFVCFPIMIYCYVKILIVLSKSRNSKRHKAVKLILTVVCVFMVCWIPYNIIVFLTTLQLFNILNTCEASQAINMAMGFAEIIALSHCCVNPVIYALIGEKFKKSLGKVLMKYFRFHYQSRDTTENETSNTPVRSDQ, from the exons ATGTATGACGACGGCTTTGCATTCTGTGACCAGGATGACAATCCATACTTCCACAGCGGATCGACGGTCATGCTGGTTCTTTACTATGTGTTATTTTCTTTGGGTGTGCTGG GTAACTGCACCGTTCTGTGGGTTCTCCAACGGTACATAAAGCTGAGAACCatgacagatgttttcatcCTCAACCTGGTCCTGTCTGATCTTTTGCTGGCTGTGTCCCTTCCTCTGTGGGCCTACAGTTCCCACAGCATCCCATCATGCAAAATGATAACAGGAGTTTATCAG GTAGGTTTCTTCAGTGGGACCTTGTTTGTGACCCTGATGAGCGTGGACCGCTACTTCGCCATCGTCCACGCTGTTGCAGCACTGCAAGCCAGGACTCTTCGCTATGGAATTGTGGCCAGCATTATCATCTGGGAAATAACTATAATCATGGCAGTCCCTCAGGTAATATTCGCCTCCTTGGGGACAGTTGCAGGTGACAACGCTAACCAACAATGTGAGCTTTTTTACCCAGAAGAAACAGAGATGTTTTGGAAAAAGTTGCGGAACTTCACTGAGAACACTGTGGGACTTTTTGTGTGCTTTCCCATCATGATTTACTGCTACGTGAAAATCCTGATTGTGCTGTCCAAATCCAGGAACTCCAAAAGGCACAAAGCTGTAAAGCTGATTTTaactgtggtgtgtgtgttcatggtaTGCTGGATCCCTTATAATATCATTGTTTTCTTAACGACTCTGCAGCTGTTTAATATCCTGAACACTTGTGAAGCCTCACAGGCCATCAACATGGCCATGGGCTTTGCTGAAATTATTGCACTGTCTCACTGCTGTGTAAATCCAGTGATTTATGCATTGATAGGGGAGAAATTTAAGAAGTCACTGGGCAAGGTGCTGATGAAATACTTCCGCTTTCATTACCAAAGTAGAGACACCACAGAAAATGAGACTTCCAACACACCTGTAAGATCAGATCAGTGA